In Diadema setosum chromosome 7, eeDiaSeto1, whole genome shotgun sequence, the DNA window TGCCTACATCATTTTGGTAGCTGAATTTTGAGACACAAGATGTAGGAAATATTAGATTGTCAATATCAATGCGTTCTATTGCAGATATCGATTTGGTAATCTTAGATAgccaattttttcttcttctttattgttgttaatTACGTCAAACAACATCCCTTAAAACAAGCctttccttgatttttttactaCCTTAACTTGTGCTTGCATAATTATGGATGTTACATAGCAAGTTTACAAATGGAATGGTCctttatgttttcatacttcATTGGCTAAACCAATCttatttatgcatttttattatatttaaCCTTTGCTTGTCTCGTGCAGCACGTTTACTGATTTCACATCACCGTATCAAAATAATTAGTTATCTATAACCCCGTGACGATGACTCTAAGACATCCCTATTATTTATCTTTACAAAGTACTTTTGAAATGGCAATCAGACAGCGCTCAATACATGGTAGCATTAATTCTTCACCAAAGGTTTCATGCAGCCACAACAACCAACAGTGTTTTCTGTCGCTCTGTTTTCGGCAGATGGAAAATATGGAGCACTTGTCTTCAAACACCATGGCGATACACGTCGCAAACATTACAGAAAATATAAACCCCTTCATGTATTGCACTCTTTAAAGATTCTGATATGTACACATAATCTTATCTATATACAGTATGAACAATATGTTTTCACTCTTTCCTGAAATACAGACACGTCCGTAGCTTTTGCTATTATCAACAGAATGTACCGATGAGTGATAGTCATGCTCCATTTTAGGATACCATGCCGTAGTGTACCATTGTTCCCTGTAACTTTAAACAGATACGTTTTTATCTTATCCGTAATACTCCTATCAGTCCTACCGTGGAGCAAATGTGAGTAGTTTCGTCTGTCAAGATGTACGAGGTACAAAGTTAAGGGTAATGTAATAGTCCCTAATTGCAAGCATAAATGACAAGGCCTTGTTGCACAAGGTTTTGAATACATCAATGAAAGACATCAGGTAAGTATTGCACCCGAAATTATAATGGTTGAATACACTTGTCACGCGTGATGAAATGCCGACACTGTTCACTCTTGAATTTACCCTCTCAGTTTCAAGAGTCCCTCATACGCACGGCTCACATGTCGCCAGTGGGCTGGTATGGAGAGTAACTCATTGTTCTGTGTCGGGATCTTCCTTCTCATGGTCGGAACCCTTGCAGTCGCAATTGCAGCCCCCTTTCAGGAGCGCTGGATCCTCCTCTTCCGTGTTTTTGAGATCGGAATAGGCAATCGCTCCCGTCGATTTCCTCTTCTCTAAGGTCGCCGCGGTGTCGTACTGCATAGGTGGATTCCGACTGGCCGTAGGAGTGATCTGAGCAACAGGCTTTTCCGGAAGAGCTGTGGCACTGGTCAGCTTgccctgttgccttttatttttATCTAGTGTTGCGTAGAGTGCCGATATGTACCCTGAGGCGTTCTCGTCCATGTTGCCCGAGGGATGGATCAAAGCGGGACCGCGTGTGTCGGGAACCTCCGTGCTAAACATGGCGGCGGGAACGGAGTAGTGGCTGATACCGTCCAGAGGCATGTCAGCTGGCACCTCGCCGTAGTCGATGTTGACGCGCGTGTTCGGTCTTCGCGGTTTACGGAAGCCGAAGACCCAACACCCCATGATGATGGCGATCAACAATAGAAGTACGATGAGCGAGCCGGATACTACGACAATGATGAGGTTCATGTCGGCAGTGATAAAAGGACGCGACGATGTCGATGGAGGCTCTGGTTTGTCGATTTCAATAATGGTTACCTTCTGTGTCGGTGTCGATGGCGGAGGCTCTGTCTTCTTGGGTGGAATGACCACTACCCTGGAGCTAGCTCTAGCTTCGAGATTGTTTTCAATAACGGCTTGACACTCGACAGTCTTACTTCCATGTTCAACCTGAGCGTTTACAATCACAAGCATTTTCCCACTGCTGCCAAACGCTATCCCCGGCGTTTCGGATGTCAGTAGGTCGCCGTCGATAAACCAGTTGTGCTCCAGGACTCGGGTTATTGCGTTAACCTCACAGTGGAAGGTTGCATTAGTCCCTACCAGGACAGAACTGCTCTGGGCCCTAACATGCACCTCAGGCGGGATTCTCATGGGCGTTACGGAGCATCTCCGTGGTTCGCGAAGTGCTGGACTTGTGGCCTCACAGACGAAGGTGACTCCGTTATCTCCTCGCGTAAGAATCCGTTTGTAAACATTGTTGTGTTTGGTTGAGGCCGTCACTGTCCAGTTGGACCGAAACCATGTCAGGTTAGCCGCCGGGTCGCCTCCTGCCGACTCGCATCTCAGTGTTGCCACGTCGCCCGGCCAGAAAGTACTCTTGGAGTTCTGGGGGGTCTCGGCTAGAACTTGGCATCGTGGGAATCCAGCAGACGGTGGGATCAGAACAGTCAATGTTGCCACTCCAGAGAAGGCTCCTCCAGAACGACTGATGTACGAGCAGCGAAACTCACCTTCGTCACTTCGCTTCACATCGTTTATCTGAAGATTGAATTCTCCTTGGGTGTGGTTGCCAATTACAGAAAACCTCTCACTGACGTCTGCATCAAGGGTCTCCACAAGAGTGCTATCTATACTGAGCTGAAGGCCGTTTCTGTGCCACACGACAATTGCTCCCTGTTCGTTTTGTATTTGGCATCGCAGTACTACAGTTTCACCTTGGATCCCTTCCTTAGGTGTCGGTTGTACATTAAATCCCGCCTGAGCATTCTGAATCACTGTAAGCATACACAGAAGTGCCGATATCCAACATATATGTTCCATTGCCGAATTGCAGCGCTGTGTTCTTGATAACGCGGCAAGCGTTGGACCAAAGAATTAACAACTCTTATTTACTGTCAGGGCTTGATATGTTTTCTTCACACTGATCGTACCGGCGAATGTCTGTTGCGTCGCTGCGCCTCTCTCAGCAGATCAAGCGCGTTCGCTTAGCAGATCGCAGTCTGTCATATTCTAGCTTTGATGTGATTTGACACTGACTAGACATGGTTTCGCTGCAAAGCGCGCGCATTTTCCCCCCTCAGCACGCGTACGGAGAGACTTCCTGTATCAGAGTGAGCCATACCCCCTCACTGCCCTCCCCTGGTCTTcgacagtcccccccccccccctctctctctctccctctctctctccctctctcccacCGTCTCTCTAGGCCCCACCCTTTACTCCCTCCCTGACTTGTTGCTAGTGCAGCAGGAAACACCCTGCCAACTCGGACAGCCTGCATAGAGCCGAGTTATTCACCAGCTCACAGCACGTACAGGTAGTTCCGGAAATCACATTCTGCACCCGGTAATGAGCAGGGAATACGGGGAGAAGACCGAAGTCATAAACAAGTCTTTCCCCCTCTccttgaagaaaagaaaaatggagagcgaaaaaaaaaatgatgtttttatGTCTGTAGCTTGCTTAATAGAACGTCTCGTCTCATTAACATCTAAAGGCATTTGGggtaaaatgaaatcaaaatcatcTTTGAAGACTCCCCCAAGCAACCGCTCCCATAACATTTTCTACTTTGATAGATGCACTAATTTTGCCTGCCCTTTAATATAACAAATGTCACGAGCACATTATGCACGAACAAATTGAACAATGTATCTAacaaactacattgtaaattgttTAAATTGGCATCGTCTGTCAGAGAATAAGAATGGGAATTAGACTCCGTGAATCATCGCAAAAATGAATTATCACTCTCTCAAAAACAGGAAACTGCAAACGGAAATTTTCCACTTTACTGCGTGAATGCGAAGCCAGCTAATGGCATACTGATGAATGTGTAGATGGCTGTTTTGGGAGTAGTTTTCGAAATGACTTCATGCCATTCACCTAGAATATAGGACCTGCTTATACTATATGTCTGCATGTTCGCTCGTGTGTGTGCGCTCATTATAAACATGATAATAACACACTGCGGGTTAACATCCCCTCCTTTATTCATAGAGCTATATTTCAATTCAACAGAGAATACAACAGTTCAAAATAGCACACTAAGGAATATAAACTAAGTTTTGTACAATTCCTGATATCATCAGTATATATGATCCAACATTTAAATACGGCTTAAATCATATCGAGTGGATTATGCAAGTTCAATACTATGATAATAACGTTTTACATTCAAGGTAGTAATGACTATGATATAAATCATCACTGATATTACGGAAAACAGAACTAGAGGCCTCGATGCCATAACACGTTGTTATATATCACCACGTTATCCTTGGTAAAAAACATTGGAATATTATTATGCCCATTCTGAGagtataaaataaaacaaaacaaaacaaaaccaaccgCAAAAAAGCGAGattaagcaaaaacaaaaagcaaccaaaaaacaaaaacaaatgcacacacacaaactaatcAAAACAGACTTACTTTCAGGCATTATGTGTTGATGTTACCTTTTATTATTGCTAATAAGAATAATCCTGCAATCATTATGACGCTACTAACAGCCGCAATGCCGAAGTGACAATTGTGATTGTGATAATAATGCTACAaatcaaaattatatatatatttctttcactAGCCATAATAAGTACAGACACAAGTCACGAACTTCTGGCGGGGAAAATGATGACATCAAAAACGCATCGGGGTCACCAGCTCGAAAAAATCACTGGGAGTATAGTTGCCCAAAATAAGCGTCCAGGAATCCACAAATAAGGCTCAAGGAGAACTAATGCATGTCCAGCAGGTAAACCGCATAATCACGCAAACATCTTGGGCCTTTCCTCCTGGAAGTATTGAACTACCTCTCGATCTGTTTGTTGTACGTCTAACTTCAAGTGGTCAATTAAGCTTGACGTCAAAATATCCATAAATCTAATTTGATCGAAAACTTCACAAAACAGAAATCTAAAATGAGCCTCAGGAATGCAGACACCCTTGGGTGTTGGGAGGAGGCGTGTAGAACCACATTATCACCATGGTTAGAAAAATAACATCCCAGGTAACACGAAAGTACTTCCTGAGGACACGCTAGATTTTTGTTGTCGTTTGTTTTTAAAGATTGCGTTATACATTTTCACTGCTGAGTCTTACGTTAAACCATCGTTATTTTTGAATCCATCTTATTGCTTTTGACATTTACAAGTCgtactttatcgccataatccGTTACGTATATCTGGCGAATTAGGTATTTATGTCATATCACTatggccccgttgctagaaactttgcgtttaaacgcaacttgcaactgattgtcactggccaatcaaaatcaatgttgcatgcatgtcttcttaatagggcagaccctgagccaatcagaatggttgtttcaaaattagcaattatttgcaattgattgcaactttcttgcaacggggcctaTGTATTATATGCGTAAACATACACAATGCTGAAAGTTCATGagttccttaatttttcaacccTGAAAATAAGATTTCTTTTGTAAGCTGGTACATTATACAGGAAGGTAATTTAAACCCTTTTGTCAGACAATATACAACTGGTAACTTCTACACTCAAATGCACAACATGATTCCATGATAAATACATTTTGTCTCCACTCGGCAGAGTGATACCTGGCTATCATTGTCGAAGACTATAGTTGTCgaagtttgttgttgtgtttttttttctaattcgtTCAACTAGACCTTGCATCGTTTACATAGAAATTGGCAAGCAAATAGATACAGGAGAATAATATTCGGGTTTTGGTTGGTGcaaggaggtttgagaaatggagtaacaacagtctcattccctttgatcccatgtttcatgccgcgactcagaaatatttgaagtatgtgctaaactggagctgcctctaTAGGACGaaaattgattcatgtggcattgcatcatgactcgtcactttcaaaggaagatatgtctttatgatggtaattgcttttcgccgtcccttctttgaaaacaagcggcacattaatagtacatgCACGGAGATGTGCGGataaaaattgtacaaaaattgatgaaatgaaaatcaaaattactgTACTCgtttttacatgactttacactaATCTAACATATAAGTGAACAAAGGACTATACTCGAAAATTGtaccatatcagtttcatttgtcggacacgatcggaaagatgataaaatcggCTTTGTAGTGAGAGCacagtttcaaatattttcacgacATACAGCTCAGGTTTACATTTTTGCACCTCAATCTTGGACgggatttacttttgtttcatatgctttattattaagagaacattcattctatttgacaaacaaacaagcagaatatagacgatataatgttagagtttaaaatgaatcttcagattgctcaaaaaGACGGCGGCATGGAACCCTGAtcacagtggcgtaactacgggggggggggggggcatgggggggggcacgtgcccccccccccccaatccgctggtaaaaaaaaaaaaaagaaaaaaaaggaaggaaaaaaaaaaaccctaccaaaatggtaattcaagggtaggtaaactgcttttgaaatcgacatgaaaggatgattaagaaaaaaaaaatatttttctaagatttcttttaaccatataattaaagaggtattatagtgaaacattgttcaaaaagccggagacgacaaaagattgtgattcagtgtgattcctggttggcattttgaatacaagcaggatgtgcgcagtgtactcagaacatcggaatggcaaaaagagtcgctgcaatgttgcgcaatgtgatgtttgataggttgtacacatttgctatcaaagcttgatcattgatttagcagtgttgctttacatacttgtccatattaaaatgccttgcattgccaataataagacttgaccttggctatttcctaacttttccatctacatgtatatgaaacacacacactcataaacacaaacaaattaggggatgctctcaAGTgtagattttggacatccttctcccgcttggtcacttcgacgccccctcgctggtcatacctcccccaatcatgaacataaaccgacacccttgactgcCAGTGGCGGAtcgagggggcgcaccgggcgccccctccctccaaagcaaaaaaaatatatatgtagctacaaacgacggttttttgactgtaaaatgtcaaaattttcaagctcgctcgcttcgctcgctcgcatttaatcgttatgcacttctcctgatgctgctgtcagtaattgccagcagttgcgcccggttcGTCccttccccttaatttccaaagcgaaaaaatatagctacaaagggcagttttgggactgtaaaatgtcaaaattttcaagctcgctcgctcgcatttaatcgttatgcaattctcctgatgttgctgtaagtaattgccagcagttgcgcccggtgcaccccctccccttaatttccaaagcgaaaaaaaaaaaaaaatatagctacaaacggcagttttgggactgtaaaatgtcaaaattttcaagctcgctcgcttcgctcgctcgcatttaatcgttatgcaattctcctgattttgctgtcagtaattgccagcggttgtgcccggtgcgcccaggccctctccttaatttccagagcgaaaaaatatagctaaaaacggcagtttggggactgtaaaatgtcaaaattttcaagctcgctcgcttcgctcgctcgcatttaatcgcatgcaattctcctgatgttgctgtcagtaattgccagcagttgcacccggtgcgccccctccccttaatttccaaagcgaaaaaatatagctaaaaacggcagttttgggactataaaatgtcaaaattttcaagctcgctcgcttcgctcgctcgcatttaatcgttttgcaattttcctgatgttgctgtcagtaatgccagcagttgcgcccggtgcgccccctccccttaatttccaaagcgaaaaaatatagctaaaaacggcagttttgggactataaaatgtcaaaattttcaagctcgctcgcttcgctcgctcgcatttaatcgttttGCAATTTTCctaatgttgctgtcagtaatgccagcagttgcgcgcggtgcgccccctccccttgatttccaatgcgaaaaaatatagctaaaaacggcagttttgggactataaaatgtcaaaattttcaagctcgctcgttcgctcgctcgcatttaatcgttttGCAATTTCCCtcatgttgctgtcagtaattgccagcagttgtgcccggtgcgcccaggccctctccttaatttccaaagcgaaaaaatatagctaaaaacggcagttttgggactgtaaaatgtcaaaattttcaagctcgctcgcttcgctcgctcgcatttaatcgttttgcaattttcctgatgttgctgtcagtaatgccagcagttgcgcccggtgcgccccctccccttaatttccaaagcgaaaaaatatagctaaaaacggcagttttgggactataaaatgtcaaaattttcaagctcgctcgcttcgctcgctcgcatttaatcgttttgcaattttcctgatgttgctgtcagtaattgccagcagttgcgcccggtgcgccccctctccttaatttccaaagcgaaaaaaatatagctacaaacggcagttttgggactgtaaaatgtcaaaaatttcaagctcgctcgcttcgctcgctcgcatttaatcgttttgcaattttcctgatgttgctgtaagtaatgccagcagttgcgcccggtgcgccccctccccttaatttccaatgcgaaaaaatatagctaaaaacggcagttttgggactataaaatgtcaaaattttcaagctcgctcgttcgctcgctcgcatttaatcgttttGCAATTTCCCtcatgttgctgtcagtaattgccagcagttgtgcccggtgcgcccaggccctctccttaatttccaaagcgaaaaaatatagctaaaaacggcagttttgggactgtaaaatgtcaaaattttcaagctcgctcgcttcgctcgctcgcatttaatcgttttgcaattttcctgatgttgctgtcagtaatgccagcagttgcgcccggtgcgccccctccccttaatttccaaagcgaaaaaatatagctaaaaacggcagttttgggactataaaatgtcaaaattttcaagctcgctcgcttcgctcgctcgcatttaatcgttttgcaattttcctgatgttgctgtcagtaattgccagcaattgcgcccgatgcgccccctctccttaatttccaaagcgaaaaaatatagctaaaaacggcagttttgggaacataaaatgtcaaaacataaaatgtcaaaattttcaagctcgctcgcttcgctcgctcgcatttaaccgttatatgccattttcctgatattactgccagtaattgccagcagttgtacccggtgcgcccccccccccctgaatttccaaagcgaaaaaatatagttacaaacggcagtttggggactgtaaaatgtcaaaattttcaagctcgctcgcttcgttcgctcgcatttaatcgttatgccattctcgtgatgttactgccagtaattgccagcagttgcgcccggtgagtcccttccccttaatttccaaagcgaaaaaatatagctacaaagggcagttttgggactgtaaaatgtcaaaattttcaagctcgctcgctcgcatttaatcgttatgcaattctcctgatgttgctgtaagtaattgccagcagttgcgcccgatgcaccccctccccttaatttccaaagcgaaaaaaaaaaaatatagctacaaacggcagttttgggactgtaaaatgtcaaaattttcaagctcgctcgcttcgcttgctcgcatttaatcgttatgcaattctcctgattttgctgtcagtaattgccagcggttgtgcccggtgcgcccaggccctctccttaatttccaaagcgaaaaaatatagctaaaaacggcagtttggggactgtaaaatgtcaaaattttcaagctcgctcgcttcgctcgctcgcatttaatcgcatgcaattctcctgatgttgctgtcagtaattgccagcagttgcacccggtgcgccacctccccttaatttccaaagcgaaaaaatatagctaaaaacggcagttttgggactataaaatgtcaaaattttcaagctcgctcgcttcgctcgctcgcatttaatcgttttgcaattttcctgatgttgctgtcagtaatgccagcagttgcgcccggtgcgccccctccccttaatttccaaagcgaaaaaatatagctaaaaacggcagttttgggactataaaatgtcaaaattttcaagctcgctcgcttcgctcgctcgcatttaatcgttttGCAATTTCCCtcatgttgctgtcagtaattgccagcagttgtgcccggtgcgcccaggccctctccttaatttccaaagcgaaaaaaatatagctaaaaacggcagttttgggactgtaaaatgtcaaaattttcaagctcgctcgcttcgctcgctcgcatttaatcgttttgcaattttcctgatgttgctgtcagtaatgccagcagttgcgcccggtgcgccccctccccttaatttccaaagcgaaaaaatatagctaaaaacggcagttttgggactataaaacgtcaaaattttcaagctcgctcgcttcgctccggcgctcgcatttaatcgttttgcaattttcctgatgttgctgtcagtaattgccagcagttgcgcccggtgcgccccctccccttaatttccaaagcgaaaaaatatagctaaaaacggcagttttgggactataaaatgtcaaaattttcaagctcgctcgcttcgctcgctcgcatttaatcgctatgcaattctcctgatgttgctgtcagtaattgccagcaattgcgcccgatgcgccccctccccttaatttccaaagcgaaaaaatatagctaaaaacggcagttttgggaacataaaatgtcaaaacataaaatgtcaaaattttcaagctcgctcgcttcgctcgctcgcatttaaccgttatatgccattttcctgatattactgccagtaattgccagcagttgtacccggtgcgcccccccccccctgaatttccaaagcgaaaaaatatagttacaaacggcagtttggggactgtaaaatgtcaaaattttcaagctcgctcgcttcgttcgctcgcatttaatcgttatgccattctcgtgatgttactgccagtaactgccagcagttgcgcccggtgcaacccccttaatttccaaagcaaatatttatatatatatacatatatatatatatatatatatatatatacatatattattatatatagctacaaacggcactttggtgactgtaaaatgtcaaaattttcaagctcgctcgctccgctcgctcgcatttaattgttacgctatgcaattctgatgttgctgccatgaggtgcccccccccccaatgtcttgacccacggtacgccactgcctgatcatcaaaggcacaagtgcacctgtggaattcttttgtgcattaATAGAAAAATGGCATCTGTTTGAATAGTTACAGCCAAATGGAACTCCATCCCCTAAACCTCCTTGGTTGGTGCTAACGTTTTATGTGTCATGGTGGAAAatccctgtgtgccacattattctgagacaccaaggCCAaagtagtcatgctttgagaaaacgttctgtttttcaaatctatgtaacttttatagatttctgttaagtTGGACGTGCAGTGagtaaagttgtagagaaaatgaaaagctaTGCTTTGACGTAAATTGTGTGACAAATCTATGagggttgttgttggttttttttctcgATCAAATGACCAGTATATGAaggcataacttttgcacacaaaacagaaacagaaacttgTAATTTACATGCAAATCGAGCAGGGAACACCGCTTGCtggtcaatcaccacataaaatgcaagctatgtGTGAGAGGAACGGAATCGCAAGAAACGCTTTCGTTGTACTGTGGCATTCGGCGATTTATTGATCGGTTTGTGCgagtttgtgcgtttgagcagaatatgcgaggttggcacgccgtcgactgagtcgggcgtgTGAACGTGACACATAAagagtttaatttttttttcccaaaattaaaagaatataatCTCCTGAGGGACACACACGAAAGAGGTTATCAATATAAAGTTGTGAATTTCTTTTATTCTGTAAAACAGCATAAACaccgtacattgtacataattatttgttttatccccccccccccccgacttaTACTACCATTACACTCATGTACCCTATGAATTGTGTTACTATGTCCctattttttaattttactctCTGTACTTTTTTGAAACTGGAGTTCACGTATAGCAAATTGTTATATTCCCAAACCTGCACGCGCCCATTTGGCGTCTTGTTGTAAGTTGAAATTGCTGCGAAAtgttaagaaaaacaaatattgactATCATGAAAACAACTAAAAAATTGTGTCTTTTAACCACTTTCGCGCTAAGAATTCTGAGGCAGTGTATACAACATGGGGTGTTTCTGTGTTAAttggcactcaaagcacacagagGCTTAAAGAGAAGTTCGATTTGCTACTACA includes these proteins:
- the LOC140231032 gene encoding nephrin-like is translated as MEHICWISALLCMLTVIQNAQAGFNVQPTPKEGIQGETVVLRCQIQNEQGAIVVWHRNGLQLSIDSTLVETLDADVSERFSVIGNHTQGEFNLQINDVKRSDEGEFRCSYISRSGGAFSGVATLTVLIPPSAGFPRCQVLAETPQNSKSTFWPGDVATLRCESAGGDPAANLTWFRSNWTVTASTKHNNVYKRILTRGDNGVTFVCEATSPALREPRRCSVTPMRIPPEVHVRAQSSSVLVGTNATFHCEVNAITRVLEHNWFIDGDLLTSETPGIAFGSSGKMLVIVNAQVEHGSKTVECQAVIENNLEARASSRVVVIPPKKTEPPPSTPTQKVTIIEIDKPEPPSTSSRPFITADMNLIIVVVSGSLIVLLLLIAIIMGCWVFGFRKPRRPNTRVNIDYGEVPADMPLDGISHYSVPAAMFSTEVPDTRGPALIHPSGNMDENASGYISALYATLDKNKRQQGKLTSATALPEKPVAQITPTASRNPPMQYDTAATLEKRKSTGAIAYSDLKNTEEEDPALLKGGCNCDCKGSDHEKEDPDTEQ